A window of Candidatus Effluviviaceae Genus V sp. contains these coding sequences:
- a CDS encoding adenylosuccinate synthase: MSSLLIIGTQWGDEGKGKLTNYYAALADMIVRFQGGANAGHTVSVSGNPVVFHLLPSGISVPGVTCVIGAGVVIDPSGLVAEIDKVSELGIEVGENLLIDTGAHLTLRYHKAIEQAQERARGARAIGTTMRGIGPTYADRTAREGVTIGELASFDAFAERVRGIAERKNTLLTKAYGAEPVDTDDMLEELRTLAPRLLPNLADTPPIIRGAVESPGNVIFEGAQGTLLDLSFGTYPYVTSSNTSAGGLAPGTGVPPSAIDEVIGVAKAYITRVGAGPFPTESEGEEAAAIRERGHEHGSTTGRPRRCGWLDTVALRYSIALNGIDRLIITKLDVLDACGEIPVCVAYEIDGERTEDFPRSAEQLARAVPVYDTMPGWLADTSGCRAVDELPGKARDYLRRIEELSGARVAAVSVGAASHAIVHFDRVF, from the coding sequence ATGAGCAGTCTGCTGATCATCGGAACCCAGTGGGGAGACGAGGGGAAGGGGAAGCTCACCAACTACTACGCCGCGCTGGCTGACATGATCGTCAGGTTCCAGGGCGGCGCGAACGCCGGGCATACGGTGTCGGTGAGCGGCAACCCCGTGGTCTTCCATCTCCTCCCGTCGGGGATATCCGTGCCGGGCGTGACGTGTGTCATCGGAGCAGGTGTCGTGATCGACCCGTCAGGGCTCGTGGCGGAGATCGACAAGGTGAGCGAGCTCGGCATCGAGGTCGGTGAGAACCTCCTCATCGACACGGGCGCCCATCTGACGCTCCGCTACCACAAGGCCATCGAGCAGGCTCAGGAGCGCGCGAGGGGAGCGAGGGCGATCGGGACGACCATGCGGGGCATCGGTCCCACCTACGCCGACAGGACGGCGCGCGAGGGCGTGACCATCGGCGAGCTGGCTTCGTTCGACGCGTTCGCAGAGAGGGTCCGCGGGATCGCCGAGCGGAAGAACACCCTCCTGACGAAGGCCTACGGAGCCGAGCCGGTCGACACCGACGACATGCTCGAGGAGCTTCGGACACTGGCGCCGCGCCTCCTGCCGAACCTGGCCGACACGCCCCCGATCATCCGAGGGGCAGTGGAGTCGCCGGGCAACGTCATCTTCGAAGGCGCGCAGGGAACACTGCTCGACCTCTCGTTCGGTACCTACCCGTACGTCACCTCGTCGAACACGAGCGCGGGAGGTCTCGCCCCGGGCACGGGCGTTCCTCCGTCCGCGATAGACGAGGTCATCGGCGTGGCCAAAGCCTACATCACGCGGGTCGGAGCCGGGCCGTTCCCGACCGAGTCGGAGGGCGAGGAAGCCGCGGCCATCCGCGAGCGGGGACACGAGCACGGCTCGACCACGGGCCGTCCCAGACGCTGCGGATGGCTCGACACCGTCGCCCTGCGCTACTCGATCGCGCTGAACGGCATCGACCGCCTCATCATCACGAAGCTCGACGTACTCGATGCCTGCGGGGAGATCCCGGTCTGTGTGGCGTACGAGATCGATGGCGAGCGCACCGAGGACTTCCCGCGCTCGGCGGAGCAGCTGGCCCGCGCCGTGCCCGTCTACGACACGATGCCGGGCTGGCTCGCCGACACGAGCGGATGCCGCGCCGTCGACGAGCTTCCCGGGAAGGCCCGGGACTACCTGCGGCGCATCGAGGAACTCTCGGGCGCCCGCGTGGCGGCCGTGTCCGTCGGAGCCGCCTCACACGCGATCGTGCACTTCGACAGGGTCTTCTAG
- a CDS encoding ATP-binding cassette domain-containing protein — translation MELIDLAKTYGDVEAVRGVSLSIPRGQICGYLGPNGAGKTTTVKMATGMLKPTAGTALIEGHDILEEPLEAKRRIGVVPETGALYENLTPREYLSLTAHLYHLDRTEAIRKAESFLELFGIADASDRVMTSFSRGMRQKVLISAALMHNPSVLFLDEPLSGLDANTALVLKELLRDLATQGRTIFYCSHVLEVVERICDRVVILKDGSVAADGNVEELKEMTHRGSLEGVFSELTSTGDLPGVVQALSRSVTGGGEG, via the coding sequence ATCGAGCTCATCGATCTGGCGAAGACGTACGGAGATGTCGAAGCGGTCAGGGGCGTCTCGCTCAGCATCCCGCGGGGACAGATCTGCGGGTACCTCGGCCCGAACGGCGCCGGCAAGACCACGACGGTAAAAATGGCGACGGGCATGCTGAAGCCGACCGCCGGAACGGCCCTCATCGAGGGACACGATATCCTCGAGGAGCCGTTGGAGGCGAAGCGACGGATCGGCGTCGTGCCGGAGACGGGCGCGCTCTACGAGAACCTGACACCCCGCGAGTACCTGAGCCTGACGGCGCACCTGTATCATCTCGACCGGACCGAGGCCATCAGGAAGGCCGAGTCGTTTCTCGAGCTCTTCGGGATCGCGGACGCCTCGGACCGCGTCATGACGTCGTTCTCACGAGGCATGCGGCAGAAGGTCCTCATCTCCGCCGCGCTCATGCACAACCCGAGCGTCCTCTTCCTGGACGAGCCCCTCTCGGGTCTCGACGCGAACACGGCGCTCGTGCTGAAGGAGCTTCTCAGGGACCTGGCCACCCAGGGCAGGACCATCTTCTACTGCTCCCACGTGCTCGAGGTCGTCGAGCGCATCTGCGACCGCGTCGTCATCCTGAAGGACGGCTCCGTCGCGGCCGACGGCAACGTCGAGGAGCTCAAGGAGATGACGCACCGCGGCTCGCTCGAGGGCGTGTTCAGCGAGCTGACGTCGACCGGTGACCTCCCGGGCGTCGTACAGGCACTTTCGCGGAGCGTCACCGGCGGGGGGGAGGGGTAG
- a CDS encoding histone deacetylase — protein sequence MRPLLQYTDRYQADIGRHVFPMDKYGRVIESLVSSGVITAEDVVEPQPASVDDALLVHTKAYVHDILTGGLSEDDIIRLELPFSRSLVDSFFLAAGGTIAALRSALERGVGVNVGGGFHHAYPDHAEGFCLLNDVAIGVARLLADRTVSRVAVVDCDVHQGNGTAATFSHDPRVFTFSIHQENNYPFPKPPSSLDIPLADWTEGPTYLERLAEGLPWAIDDFDPELVLYVAGADPYEHDFLGGLKLSPHDLAERDAMVMGACAKRGVPFAAVLAGGYAARTDETVAIHAATVTAAIETGEALETTAPKDRSEQT from the coding sequence ATGAGACCGCTTCTCCAGTACACCGACCGCTACCAGGCCGACATCGGCCGTCACGTGTTCCCGATGGATAAGTACGGCCGCGTCATCGAGTCCCTGGTCTCGTCGGGGGTCATCACGGCCGAGGACGTCGTGGAACCGCAGCCCGCCTCGGTGGACGACGCGCTCCTTGTCCACACCAAGGCGTACGTTCACGACATCCTGACCGGAGGACTCTCCGAGGACGACATCATCAGGCTGGAGCTTCCGTTCTCGCGGAGCCTGGTCGACTCCTTCTTCCTGGCCGCCGGCGGGACGATCGCGGCGCTCCGCTCGGCGCTCGAGCGCGGCGTCGGGGTCAACGTGGGCGGGGGGTTCCATCACGCGTACCCCGACCACGCCGAGGGGTTCTGTCTCCTGAACGACGTGGCCATCGGTGTCGCGCGTCTGCTCGCGGACCGTACGGTGTCGCGCGTCGCGGTCGTCGACTGCGACGTCCACCAGGGCAACGGCACGGCGGCGACCTTCAGCCACGACCCGCGCGTCTTCACGTTCTCGATCCACCAGGAGAACAACTACCCGTTCCCGAAGCCGCCCAGCTCGCTCGATATCCCCCTGGCCGACTGGACCGAGGGACCGACCTATCTGGAGCGTCTGGCGGAAGGGCTGCCCTGGGCCATCGACGACTTCGATCCGGAGCTGGTGCTCTACGTCGCCGGCGCCGACCCCTACGAGCACGACTTCCTGGGAGGGCTCAAGCTCTCGCCGCACGACCTGGCCGAGAGGGACGCGATGGTCATGGGCGCCTGCGCGAAGCGGGGCGTTCCGTTCGCGGCCGTGCTCGCGGGCGGCTACGCCGCACGGACCGACGAGACGGTCGCCATCCACGCGGCCACGGTCACGGCGGCCATCGAGACCGGCGAGGCGCTCGAGACCACGGCTCCGAAGGACCGTTCGGAGCAAACCTGA
- a CDS encoding GTP cyclohydrolase I FolE2 (similar protein in Methanocaldococcus converts GTP to 7,8-dihydro-D-neopterin 2',3'-cyclic phosphate as the first step in methanopterin biosynthesis) produces the protein MSTQFLRRVTGPSGHAGGQDAGDRMTRIHDRSDTREIALDRVGIAGLRYPLRVPVRAGSDARADGVVGLWVGLDADERAAHMSRFVSTLEANREQPLGPEAVRRLLEALRENLGSRSASTEIRHPYYIVKRAPTTGAESRLACDVTVEASLNEGGFDHVLSVRVPVLSVCPCSMETTGGDSHSQRGHVTVSVRTQGRVWIEDLVELVETSASAPLYPLLSSDDERTVIEAAHDRPVLVEDLARNVAERLDADVRVLWYSVEARNLDSVHAHDAYASVTRTPRELKAGEADGGET, from the coding sequence ATGAGCACTCAGTTTCTGCGGAGGGTGACCGGTCCCTCCGGCCATGCCGGGGGACAGGACGCGGGAGATCGCATGACGCGCATCCATGACAGGTCCGACACGCGGGAGATCGCGCTCGATCGCGTCGGTATCGCGGGGCTGCGCTATCCGCTCCGGGTCCCCGTTCGAGCCGGAAGCGACGCCCGGGCGGACGGCGTTGTCGGCCTGTGGGTCGGACTGGACGCGGACGAACGGGCCGCTCACATGAGCCGATTCGTCTCGACACTCGAAGCGAACCGCGAGCAACCGCTCGGTCCGGAGGCCGTCAGGCGCCTTCTCGAGGCGCTCCGTGAGAACTTGGGCTCGAGGTCGGCCTCGACCGAGATACGTCACCCGTACTACATCGTGAAGCGCGCGCCGACGACGGGCGCGGAGAGCCGCCTCGCGTGCGACGTGACGGTCGAGGCCTCGCTGAACGAGGGGGGCTTCGATCACGTCCTCTCAGTTCGCGTGCCCGTTCTGAGTGTCTGTCCGTGTTCCATGGAGACGACGGGGGGAGACTCACACAGCCAGCGCGGCCACGTCACCGTCTCGGTCAGGACGCAGGGGAGGGTCTGGATCGAGGACCTCGTGGAGCTGGTCGAGACCTCCGCCAGCGCGCCGCTCTATCCGCTTCTGTCGAGCGACGACGAGAGGACCGTCATCGAAGCGGCCCACGACCGCCCTGTCCTCGTCGAGGATCTGGCACGGAACGTCGCCGAGCGTCTCGATGCGGACGTCCGGGTGCTCTGGTACAGCGTCGAGGCCAGGAACCTCGACAGCGTCCACGCACACGATGCGTACGCCTCGGTCACGCGGACACCCCGTGAGCTGAAGGCGGGGGAAGCCGACGGAGGCGAAACGTGA
- the purE gene encoding 5-(carboxyamino)imidazole ribonucleotide mutase, producing MTENTRPKVAVLMGSDSDLKTMVETQKTLATLGIPHVTRITSAHRTPERTAEIARGLEADGVEVVVVGAGLAAHLAGVIASFTTLPVIGVPMEGGPLSGVDALYATVQMPAGIPVATLAIGKHGARNAGVLAAEILGIKYPEIKERLEDYRSRMRSSVEEKDRQLAAGSEAAAEGD from the coding sequence ATGACAGAGAACACACGGCCGAAGGTGGCCGTCCTGATGGGCAGCGACTCCGACCTCAAGACGATGGTCGAGACCCAGAAGACGCTCGCCACGCTCGGCATACCGCATGTCACGAGGATCACCTCCGCACACCGGACGCCCGAGCGCACGGCGGAGATCGCTCGGGGCCTCGAGGCAGACGGCGTCGAGGTGGTCGTCGTGGGCGCGGGGCTGGCGGCACATCTGGCCGGTGTCATCGCCAGCTTCACGACGCTGCCGGTGATCGGCGTCCCGATGGAGGGCGGCCCCCTCTCCGGCGTCGATGCGCTCTACGCGACGGTCCAGATGCCGGCCGGCATCCCGGTGGCGACACTGGCCATCGGCAAGCACGGCGCCCGCAACGCGGGGGTCCTGGCGGCGGAGATCCTCGGCATCAAGTACCCTGAGATCAAGGAGCGCCTTGAGGACTACCGCAGCCGGATGCGCAGCTCCGTCGAGGAGAAGGACAGGCAGCTGGCCGCCGGGAGCGAGGCGGCCGCGGAAGGAGACTGA
- the purH gene encoding bifunctional phosphoribosylaminoimidazolecarboxamide formyltransferase/IMP cyclohydrolase: MSIERALVSVSRKDGLVDFVNVLAELGIEIVSTGGTARVLGAGGVECRQVSNLTGAPEILDGRVKTLHPKIHGAILSLPEKESHVATLERENIERIDMVVVNLYPFEKVAAAAGSTLEEALEEIDIGGVTLLRAAAKNFANVIVVSSPSQYERVTRLLKENDGDLPMEERRKLAVSAFAVTRDYDRAIHRYLAAATEPDGDFPEFLTLEYEKCAEMRYGENPHQRAAAYRCRQRPQDPSIISSEQLSGKELSYNNLMDLDAALAIVREFEEPAAAVIKHSTPCGAATAPTLAKAYEDALGCDPMSAFGSIIALNRSVDMEVAELIHNTHFVEAVIAPDFYKNALDLMRKKKNRRLLRASFPDLTSYGLKPERQFRSMLGGGLLAQDLDTMVLSPGGVTCATEREPTEEEMRSLLFAWRIVKHVRSNAIVLAKGTRTVGIGAGQMSRVDASCIAVWKAGERVRDTVLASDAFFPMRDAVDAAAEAGVTAIIQPGGSKGDDEVIKAANERGMAMVMTGMRHFKH, encoded by the coding sequence ATGAGCATTGAGAGAGCCTTGGTCAGCGTCTCGCGGAAGGATGGACTCGTCGACTTCGTCAACGTGCTTGCGGAGCTCGGCATCGAGATCGTCTCCACAGGCGGGACCGCGCGCGTCCTGGGAGCCGGCGGAGTCGAGTGCCGACAGGTCTCGAACCTCACCGGCGCGCCCGAGATCCTCGACGGAAGGGTCAAGACCCTCCACCCGAAGATCCACGGCGCGATCCTCTCGCTGCCGGAGAAGGAGAGCCACGTCGCGACCCTCGAGCGCGAGAACATCGAGCGCATCGACATGGTCGTCGTCAACCTCTATCCCTTCGAGAAGGTGGCCGCCGCGGCAGGCTCCACACTGGAAGAGGCGCTCGAGGAGATCGATATCGGCGGCGTGACGCTGCTCCGGGCCGCCGCGAAGAACTTCGCCAACGTCATCGTCGTCAGCTCGCCCTCACAGTACGAACGCGTGACCCGGCTCCTGAAGGAGAACGACGGCGACCTGCCCATGGAAGAACGGAGGAAGCTGGCGGTCAGCGCGTTCGCCGTGACCCGCGACTACGACCGGGCCATCCATCGCTATCTCGCCGCCGCGACAGAGCCCGACGGCGACTTCCCCGAGTTCCTGACGCTCGAGTACGAGAAGTGCGCGGAGATGCGATACGGCGAGAACCCGCACCAGCGCGCCGCGGCCTACAGGTGCCGCCAGAGACCCCAGGACCCATCCATCATCTCGTCGGAACAGCTGTCGGGCAAGGAACTCTCCTACAACAACCTGATGGACCTCGACGCCGCCCTCGCCATCGTCCGCGAGTTCGAGGAGCCCGCGGCGGCCGTCATCAAGCACTCGACGCCGTGCGGCGCCGCGACCGCCCCGACGCTGGCGAAGGCGTACGAGGACGCACTGGGCTGTGACCCGATGTCGGCCTTCGGCTCGATCATCGCGCTCAACAGGAGCGTCGACATGGAGGTGGCGGAGCTCATTCACAATACGCACTTCGTCGAGGCCGTCATCGCGCCCGACTTCTACAAGAACGCGCTCGATCTCATGCGGAAGAAGAAGAACCGGAGACTGCTGCGTGCGAGCTTCCCCGATCTCACCAGCTACGGGCTGAAGCCGGAGCGGCAGTTCCGCTCGATGCTCGGCGGAGGGCTCCTGGCGCAGGACCTCGACACGATGGTCCTCTCGCCGGGGGGCGTGACCTGCGCGACCGAACGCGAACCCACGGAGGAGGAGATGCGCTCGCTTCTGTTCGCCTGGCGCATCGTCAAGCACGTCCGCTCGAACGCCATCGTGCTCGCAAAGGGCACGCGGACCGTCGGTATCGGAGCGGGACAGATGAGCCGGGTCGATGCCAGCTGCATCGCTGTCTGGAAGGCGGGGGAGAGGGTCAGAGACACGGTGCTCGCGTCCGACGCCTTCTTCCCGATGCGCGACGCCGTCGACGCGGCGGCCGAGGCCGGGGTGACGGCGATCATCCAGCCGGGCGGCTCCAAGGGCGACGACGAGGTCATCAAGGCCGCGAACGAACGCGGCATGGCCATGGTCATGACGGGAATGCGTCACTTCAAGCACTAG
- a CDS encoding tetratricopeptide repeat protein, with product MTSETSDTCRSGRTGAILPEALIAALAAIVRIVYLLQVHEHPLFQAVTGDPALYRRQALDILSGNVVPPHAYFHSSPLYPWFLAAVTAVSQNLDAVRGTQIAVGIVTVLLIMRLTRTAFSRPASLVSGVFAALYVPFIFFEAELLEITLVLVFVAGTLVALLSAARHLGAAGADDAPSRSGLARAACAGLLLGLASLGKPNLLLFAPIGGVWLATRGFGRFGSLKGGRRTGWLPAGLLVFLVTGLTILPATIHNARVEGDLIPVSSNGGINLWIGNHEGATGMFGVPPEMRLDLRRASAEVAERAVGRDLSAGEVSDFWAGRAVSFVQEQPGAWARLTAWKFALFWNHYEIPNHYHLGFVKEFAPVLRLPVGTFAVVAPLGLLGLLLTWRRKATPLFVAFALAFMASVLPFFITGRYRLAIVIVLIPAAGAAVEKLHDFLIEHRIALLAASLVLLALLATAVNVDLIEFRTAPMHNTVGAILGGQGDMERASEAFARAVDEDPRDISSRHNLGKALMALRRPDEAKRHFRVATELHPDYHEAWIGLGRALAVQDSLGAAVRSWRRVVTADPPAPRPIVDEARALIETAEEIMAADTNDDGR from the coding sequence ATGACGTCGGAAACGAGCGACACATGCAGGAGCGGTCGGACGGGTGCGATCCTCCCGGAGGCGCTGATCGCAGCGCTGGCGGCGATCGTCCGCATCGTCTACCTGCTCCAGGTCCATGAACACCCGCTCTTCCAGGCCGTCACGGGCGATCCGGCACTCTATCGCCGGCAGGCGCTCGACATCCTGTCCGGGAACGTCGTCCCGCCGCACGCCTACTTCCATTCGAGCCCGCTCTACCCGTGGTTTCTCGCGGCCGTCACGGCCGTCTCGCAGAACCTCGACGCGGTGAGAGGTACACAGATCGCGGTCGGCATCGTCACCGTGCTCCTCATCATGCGTCTGACGCGCACCGCGTTCTCGAGGCCCGCCTCACTGGTTTCCGGGGTCTTCGCGGCGCTCTACGTGCCGTTCATCTTCTTCGAGGCCGAGCTTCTCGAGATCACGCTCGTGCTCGTCTTCGTCGCCGGTACTCTGGTGGCGCTGCTGTCTGCCGCCCGTCACCTCGGGGCCGCCGGGGCGGATGACGCGCCGTCCCGGAGCGGACTCGCCCGGGCCGCGTGCGCCGGACTGTTGCTGGGTCTGGCATCCCTGGGGAAGCCGAATCTGCTGCTCTTCGCCCCGATCGGCGGGGTCTGGCTCGCGACGCGGGGCTTCGGGCGCTTCGGTTCCCTGAAGGGAGGACGCCGGACAGGCTGGCTGCCGGCCGGACTTCTCGTCTTCCTCGTGACCGGTCTCACCATTCTCCCGGCGACGATCCACAACGCCAGGGTCGAGGGCGACCTCATCCCGGTGTCGTCCAACGGAGGCATCAACCTGTGGATCGGGAACCACGAGGGGGCGACCGGGATGTTCGGCGTCCCTCCCGAGATGCGGCTCGACCTCCGGAGGGCGTCGGCCGAGGTGGCGGAGCGAGCGGTCGGACGCGACCTGTCTGCGGGCGAGGTGTCGGACTTCTGGGCCGGGCGGGCGGTCTCGTTCGTGCAGGAACAACCCGGCGCTTGGGCCCGCCTGACGGCATGGAAGTTCGCGCTCTTCTGGAACCACTACGAGATCCCCAATCACTATCACCTCGGTTTCGTCAAGGAGTTCGCCCCGGTCCTCCGCCTGCCCGTCGGGACGTTCGCGGTCGTCGCGCCGCTCGGTCTCCTCGGCCTGCTGCTCACCTGGCGGCGAAAGGCCACGCCGCTTTTCGTCGCGTTCGCTCTGGCCTTCATGGCGTCGGTCCTGCCGTTCTTCATCACGGGTCGCTACAGACTCGCGATCGTGATCGTGCTGATCCCCGCCGCGGGAGCCGCGGTCGAGAAACTCCACGACTTCCTGATAGAGCACCGCATCGCGCTGCTGGCAGCTTCCCTCGTGCTTCTGGCCCTTCTGGCGACCGCCGTCAACGTCGACCTGATCGAGTTCAGAACGGCACCGATGCACAACACGGTCGGTGCCATCCTCGGTGGTCAGGGGGATATGGAGAGGGCGAGCGAGGCCTTCGCGCGGGCGGTCGATGAGGACCCGCGGGACATCTCGTCCCGCCACAACCTGGGAAAGGCGCTCATGGCGCTCAGGCGCCCGGACGAGGCGAAACGTCACTTCCGGGTGGCAACGGAATTGCACCCCGACTATCACGAGGCATGGATCGGTCTCGGACGCGCGCTGGCGGTGCAGGACTCGCTCGGCGCCGCCGTGAGGAGCTGGCGCAGGGTCGTCACGGCCGACCCGCCCGCCCCGCGACCGATCGTCGACGAGGCGCGGGCGCTCATCGAGACGGCGGAGGAGATCATGGCCGCGGACACGAACGACGACGGGAGGTAG
- a CDS encoding DUF1858 domain-containing protein, which yields MPIGDVVRKHPETVPVFMKHGLHCIGCAVAAFESIAEGAAAHGIDVDALMTDLNQAATGDEAAA from the coding sequence ATGCCGATCGGCGATGTCGTCAGGAAGCACCCGGAGACGGTGCCGGTCTTCATGAAGCACGGACTCCACTGCATCGGGTGCGCGGTCGCAGCGTTCGAGTCGATCGCCGAGGGCGCTGCCGCCCACGGGATCGACGTCGATGCGCTCATGACCGATCTGAACCAGGCGGCGACCGGCGACGAGGCAGCTGCGTGA
- a CDS encoding cytosolic protein: MAQDCGQKETNLEHCNCSYDPCPRKGLCCECLSYHLRMRELPACCFSDEVERTYDRSFARFVRENS, encoded by the coding sequence ATGGCACAAGACTGCGGACAGAAGGAGACGAACCTCGAACACTGCAACTGCAGCTACGACCCCTGTCCTAGAAAGGGACTCTGCTGCGAGTGCCTGAGCTACCATCTGAGAATGCGCGAGCTTCCGGCCTGCTGCTTCTCGGACGAGGTCGAGCGGACCTACGACCGTTCGTTTGCGCGGTTCGTCAGGGAGAACAGCTGA
- a CDS encoding amidophosphoribosyltransferase — translation MFHEECGIFGVAGNREAAHLTYLGLYALQHRGQESAGIVTWDGETAFQHRAMGLASQVFDEETLDRLPGSVALGHVRYSTTGQSRLMNAQPILVRFRGGSLAAAHNGNLVDSERLRARLEARGSIFRTTTDTETILHLIARAHSASGTPGAEDIPGILATALQGVEGAYSILLMIEGRMVAVRDPRGYRPLCFGRLKTGGWVVASESCALDIVDATFEREVEPGEIVLFDDDGIRSRRFAPAEGQTSFCIFEYIYFSRPDSVISGASVEGVRRALGRRLAREESVDADIVISVPDSSNSAALGYSEESGIPLEFGLIRNHYIGRTFIHPKQSLRDLKVRIKYNPVRATLAGRRVVVVDDSIVRGTTSRKLMRMIRDAGASEVHLRVASPPIRFSCFYGIDTATREELIASTSDIPEIAEFIGVDSLAYLSLEGLLKSVPPPRSGYCVACFDGSYPHECIAQRQQCGSNKTMRSESR, via the coding sequence ATGTTCCACGAGGAGTGCGGCATCTTCGGCGTCGCCGGGAACCGCGAGGCGGCGCATCTCACGTACCTCGGGCTCTACGCACTGCAGCACCGGGGGCAGGAGAGCGCCGGCATCGTGACCTGGGACGGCGAGACGGCGTTCCAGCACCGCGCCATGGGCCTGGCAAGCCAGGTGTTCGACGAGGAGACGCTCGACCGTCTCCCTGGCTCCGTGGCGCTCGGTCACGTGAGGTACTCCACGACCGGTCAGAGTCGCCTCATGAACGCCCAGCCCATCCTCGTCCGGTTCAGGGGAGGCTCCCTCGCCGCAGCGCACAACGGGAATCTCGTCGATTCGGAGAGACTCCGGGCGAGGCTCGAGGCCCGTGGGTCGATCTTCCGGACGACCACCGACACCGAGACGATCCTGCATCTCATCGCGCGGGCCCACTCCGCGAGTGGGACGCCGGGGGCCGAGGACATTCCGGGGATCCTCGCGACGGCCCTTCAGGGTGTCGAGGGAGCCTATTCCATTCTGCTCATGATCGAGGGACGCATGGTCGCCGTCCGCGACCCGCGCGGCTACCGGCCGCTCTGCTTCGGCAGACTCAAGACTGGAGGCTGGGTCGTGGCGTCGGAGAGCTGTGCGCTCGACATCGTCGACGCGACGTTCGAGAGGGAGGTCGAACCGGGAGAGATCGTGCTCTTCGACGACGACGGCATCCGGTCGAGACGATTCGCGCCGGCGGAAGGACAGACGAGCTTCTGCATCTTCGAGTACATCTACTTCTCTCGGCCCGATTCGGTGATCTCGGGGGCCTCCGTCGAGGGCGTGCGGCGGGCGCTGGGGAGACGTCTGGCCCGGGAGGAGTCCGTCGACGCCGACATCGTCATCTCGGTGCCCGATTCGAGCAACTCGGCCGCCCTCGGCTACAGTGAGGAATCGGGCATTCCGCTCGAGTTCGGGCTGATCCGGAACCACTACATCGGGAGGACGTTCATCCATCCGAAGCAGTCGCTTCGCGACCTCAAGGTGCGGATCAAGTACAACCCGGTCCGGGCAACGCTGGCGGGCCGGAGGGTGGTCGTTGTCGACGACTCGATCGTCCGCGGCACAACGAGCAGGAAGCTGATGCGGATGATCCGCGATGCCGGCGCCAGCGAGGTCCATCTCAGGGTCGCGTCCCCGCCCATACGCTTCTCTTGCTTCTACGGCATCGACACGGCGACACGTGAGGAGCTGATCGCGTCCACAAGCGACATCCCGGAGATCGCGGAGTTCATCGGGGTGGACTCGCTCGCGTACCTGTCGCTCGAGGGACTGCTCAAATCGGTTCCGCCGCCGCGCTCGGGGTACTGCGTGGCGTGCTTCGACGGCAGCTATCCGCACGAGTGCATCGCACAGAGACAGCAATGCGGCAGCAACAAGACGATGAGGAGTGAGTCGCGATGA